A genomic segment from Bryobacteraceae bacterium encodes:
- a CDS encoding Maf family protein translates to MIVLASASPRRAEILRAAGIDFVVRPANVPEDVHAGENPEAYVRRLAVDKAAAIEGDGTIVLAADTTVVAGGSEILGKPESPGDAARMLLLLSGQWHEVITGIALRRGSRTIADAAVTRVRFHEIPPAELAAYAASAEPGDKAGAYAIQGVASRWVDRIEGCYFNVVGLPVSLVWRRLREFDYQSTTEPSSS, encoded by the coding sequence ATGATCGTACTGGCCTCGGCATCGCCGCGGCGCGCCGAGATCCTGCGCGCGGCGGGAATCGATTTCGTGGTTCGCCCGGCGAACGTTCCGGAGGATGTTCATGCCGGTGAGAATCCCGAAGCCTACGTGCGGCGGCTTGCCGTAGACAAAGCCGCCGCCATTGAGGGCGATGGAACGATCGTACTGGCGGCCGATACGACGGTGGTTGCAGGTGGGAGCGAGATTCTCGGCAAGCCGGAAAGCCCCGGCGACGCGGCGCGCATGTTGCTATTGCTCAGCGGGCAGTGGCACGAGGTGATTACCGGGATCGCGCTGCGACGGGGCAGCCGAACCATTGCCGATGCCGCCGTCACTCGGGTTCGATTCCACGAAATTCCCCCGGCTGAATTGGCCGCCTACGCCGCGTCCGCCGAGCCGGGCGACAAGGCGGGCGCGTACGCGATCCAGGGCGTCGCTTCGCGCTGGGTCGACCGGATCGAGGGCTGCTACTTCAATGTAGTCGGGCTGCCGGTATCGCTCGTGTGGCGGCGGCTGCGGGAGTTTGACTACCAGTCGACGACGGAGCCGTCTTCGTCGTAG
- a CDS encoding UDP-glucose/GDP-mannose dehydrogenase family protein has translation MKEICVVGVGYVGLVSGTCFADLGNKVTGVDINQEKITRLNEGILPIYEPGLEEMVRRNVARGRLRFTTSYAEALENADFAIIAVGTPEGVDGEADLQYVRKAAEAIAENMKKPLVIVNKSTVPVGTGDWVSDIVRGKRAGDTPFSVVSCPEFLREGAAIQDFMNPARIVLGSLDKDAAHKVADLHLPLRAPIVVTDLRTAEMIKYASNAFLATKISFINEIANICEALGADVKEVAAGMGYDPRIGRSFLDAGLGYGGSCFPKDVKALAYMANVQGKHPQLLQTVMEINKHQRRLVLRKLRELIGPNLEGKRVGLLGLAFKPNTDDMRDAPSLEIARSVVAGGGEARGYDPVSMEVARRLMPELSFCADAYEAATGADALVLCTDWNEFKQLDLARVKSLMRGSVLVDGRNIYEPDRMAEMGFTYRGIGRGY, from the coding sequence GTGAAGGAAATCTGCGTCGTCGGTGTCGGCTACGTCGGGCTGGTGAGTGGCACTTGTTTCGCCGATCTGGGTAACAAGGTAACGGGCGTCGATATCAACCAGGAAAAAATTACCCGTCTCAACGAGGGTATTCTTCCGATTTATGAGCCCGGGCTCGAAGAAATGGTGCGCCGCAATGTGGCGCGGGGTCGACTGCGGTTCACCACTTCCTACGCCGAGGCGCTCGAGAACGCCGACTTCGCCATCATCGCTGTGGGGACGCCGGAAGGCGTGGACGGCGAAGCCGATCTCCAGTATGTGCGGAAGGCGGCCGAGGCGATCGCCGAGAACATGAAAAAGCCGCTGGTGATTGTCAACAAGTCGACGGTTCCGGTGGGTACCGGCGACTGGGTATCCGACATCGTCCGCGGCAAGCGCGCCGGCGATACGCCGTTCAGCGTGGTGTCCTGTCCCGAGTTCCTGCGCGAGGGGGCGGCGATCCAGGATTTCATGAACCCGGCGCGGATCGTGCTGGGCTCGCTCGACAAGGATGCGGCGCACAAGGTGGCGGACTTGCACCTGCCGCTACGCGCACCGATCGTGGTGACCGATCTGCGCACGGCCGAGATGATCAAGTACGCCTCGAATGCGTTCCTGGCGACGAAGATCTCGTTCATCAACGAAATCGCCAACATCTGCGAGGCGCTCGGGGCGGATGTGAAGGAAGTGGCGGCGGGAATGGGGTACGATCCGCGGATCGGCCGTTCGTTTCTGGATGCCGGCCTCGGATACGGCGGGTCCTGTTTCCCGAAGGACGTGAAGGCGCTGGCCTACATGGCCAACGTGCAGGGAAAGCATCCGCAACTGCTCCAGACGGTGATGGAGATCAACAAGCATCAGCGGCGGCTGGTGCTACGCAAGCTCCGCGAACTGATCGGCCCGAATCTCGAGGGCAAACGCGTGGGTCTGCTCGGGCTGGCGTTCAAACCGAACACGGACGATATGCGCGACGCGCCGTCGCTCGAAATCGCGCGATCCGTAGTGGCCGGAGGCGGCGAGGCGCGCGGCTATGATCCTGTCTCGATGGAGGTGGCGCGGCGGCTGATGCCGGAACTCTCCTTCTGCGCGGACGCCTACGAAGCGGCGACGGGCGCAGACGCGCTGGTGCTCTGCACGGATTGGAATGAATTCAAGCAGCTCGACCTGGCGCGGGTGAAGTCTCTGATGCGGGGGAGTGTGCTGGTCGACGGCCGGAACATCTACGAGCCGGACCGGATGGCGGAGATGGGGTTCACCTACCGGGGCATCGGCCGGGGCTACTGA
- a CDS encoding LysR family transcriptional regulator has protein sequence MELHVLKVFLAVATEKSFSRAAEKMLRTQPAVSLAVQRLENELGEKLIDRSAKELLLTDAGRIVAEYARRFENLERELGTALEELRDNATGRLTIGANESTSLYLLKHIQAYRRLYPKVKVQVRRSLSSRIPAQLIDGDLELGMLSFDPGDSALVSSVIYKDHLAFIVSPKHRFAGRASVSISELGMETFVAHNVVSPYREVVIREFQRHQVPLNMDVEMPTIETIRRLVQRNEGVAFLPRMCVEQELAQHALREVRVEELNVERNIRLVFPARRALSHAARAFLELVQKDQAE, from the coding sequence ATGGAGCTACATGTCCTGAAGGTATTCCTGGCCGTGGCCACCGAGAAATCCTTTTCGCGCGCCGCGGAGAAAATGCTGCGGACGCAGCCGGCTGTGTCGTTGGCGGTGCAGCGGCTGGAGAACGAGCTTGGGGAGAAGCTCATCGATCGGTCGGCCAAGGAACTGTTGCTCACCGACGCGGGCCGAATCGTGGCCGAGTACGCGCGGCGGTTCGAGAACCTGGAACGGGAACTGGGCACAGCGCTCGAGGAACTGCGCGACAACGCGACCGGACGGTTGACGATCGGAGCGAACGAATCGACGTCGTTGTATCTGTTGAAGCACATCCAGGCCTACCGGCGCCTGTATCCAAAGGTCAAGGTACAAGTGCGGCGAAGTCTGTCCTCGAGAATACCCGCACAATTGATCGATGGAGACCTCGAATTGGGGATGCTTAGCTTCGATCCAGGGGATTCCGCTCTGGTTTCCTCTGTGATATACAAAGATCACTTAGCATTTATCGTTTCACCGAAACACCGGTTTGCCGGGAGGGCCAGTGTTTCGATATCGGAGCTGGGTATGGAGACGTTTGTGGCCCACAACGTCGTCTCACCCTACCGGGAAGTTGTGATCCGGGAGTTCCAAAGGCATCAGGTTCCATTAAACATGGACGTCGAGATGCCTACGATTGAGACAATTCGGCGTCTGGTTCAACGTAATGAGGGAGTGGCGTTTCTGCCACGAATGTGCGTTGAGCAGGAATTGGCGCAACATGCATTGCGGGAGGTACGCGTTGAGGAACTCAACGTGGAACGAAACATCAGGCTCGTCTTCCCCGCTCGCCGGGCGTTGAGCCACGCGGCTCGCGCTTTTCTGGAGCTCGTACAGAAAGATCAGGCGGAATAA
- the dgoD gene encoding galactonate dehydratase, with product MSSKKPDSSAGVSRRALTGSALAGLSMAPAAAQNAPIKPGDPLKVTKLETILVKPRWLFLKIHTNAGITGLGEPITEGRALTCAQAVKEIEPYLVGKDPRPVAHHWQAIYRHAFYRGGPILTSVLSGIDQALWDIKGKALGVPVHELLGGPTRHKLRVYSHARTPDAMRRDMAQGFTAFKTGPAKRRGVSRYVDTPKDVAYAVERFAELRKTVGDEIDIGIDFHGAISPATAKLLIKGLEPYSPMFCEEVINCQNHDIMAEIARGTHLPIATGERVFTKWGFREVLEKKAATILQPDLCHAGGITEVRLIAGMAEAYYASIAPHNPLGPISLAAGVQIAASIPNFLIQEQVSLGEGYIKNPFAVKNGYIDVPKAPGLGIELDENAMADKIGHDWRNQETYDEDGSVVDW from the coding sequence ATGTCTTCCAAAAAGCCTGATTCGAGCGCCGGCGTCTCCCGCCGCGCCTTAACCGGCAGCGCGCTGGCCGGCCTTTCGATGGCTCCCGCCGCGGCCCAGAATGCCCCCATCAAACCTGGCGATCCGTTGAAGGTCACCAAGCTCGAAACCATCCTTGTAAAGCCGCGCTGGCTGTTCCTCAAGATTCATACAAACGCCGGCATCACGGGTCTCGGCGAGCCGATCACCGAGGGCCGCGCACTCACCTGCGCGCAGGCGGTGAAGGAGATCGAACCGTACCTCGTCGGAAAGGATCCCCGGCCGGTGGCTCATCACTGGCAGGCCATCTATCGCCACGCGTTTTACCGCGGCGGTCCGATTCTCACCAGCGTGCTCTCGGGCATCGACCAGGCGCTCTGGGATATCAAAGGCAAGGCGCTCGGCGTCCCCGTCCACGAGTTGCTGGGCGGCCCCACCCGCCACAAGCTCCGCGTCTATTCGCACGCCCGCACTCCGGACGCCATGCGCCGCGACATGGCCCAGGGATTCACGGCCTTCAAAACCGGGCCCGCCAAGCGCCGCGGCGTTTCCCGCTACGTCGACACGCCCAAGGATGTCGCCTACGCGGTGGAACGGTTCGCCGAACTCCGCAAGACCGTCGGCGACGAGATCGACATCGGCATCGATTTCCACGGCGCCATCTCACCGGCCACGGCCAAACTCCTCATCAAAGGCCTCGAGCCCTACAGCCCGATGTTCTGCGAGGAAGTAATCAACTGCCAGAACCACGACATCATGGCCGAGATCGCCCGCGGCACGCACCTGCCCATCGCCACCGGTGAGCGCGTGTTTACCAAGTGGGGATTCCGCGAGGTGCTCGAAAAGAAAGCCGCCACCATCCTCCAGCCGGACCTCTGCCATGCCGGCGGCATCACCGAAGTCCGCCTGATCGCTGGAATGGCCGAGGCCTACTACGCCTCCATCGCGCCGCACAATCCCCTCGGGCCCATCTCGCTAGCCGCTGGCGTGCAGATCGCCGCTTCGATTCCCAACTTCCTCATCCAGGAACAGGTCTCGCTCGGCGAAGGCTATATCAAGAATCCGTTCGCCGTGAAGAATGGGTACATCGACGTACCCAAGGCCCCCGGCCTCGGCATTGAACTCGACGAAAACGCTATGGCCGACAAGATCGGCCACGACTGGCGCAACCAGGAAACCTACGACGAAGACGGCTCCGTCGTCGACTGGTAG
- a CDS encoding DUF72 domain-containing protein: MAELRCGPSGWAYKDWEGRVYPRPHPRSFHPIEFLADRFDTIEIAQTFTDMVRPELAKLWVSKVDHNSRFKFTARLNRLFTHERSLDSGEVKRFSEGLKPLTDQGRLGCVLMQFPYSFRYTEENKDFLIRLRRAFHHLPLVAELRHRTWASDEGIGTLIDYHVGYCNLDQPQTVRAAGPSSFLTWRIGYVKLHGRVAGAVHEDFGRPEDDVAMEAAGKDYLYTLGELSDWKARIDRVARFSEQTYVVFANHGLGRSVVNAMQMQGLVGAPAPERRVASVAMIPPPLVTRAATAA; this comes from the coding sequence ATGGCGGAACTACGTTGCGGACCCTCTGGGTGGGCCTACAAGGATTGGGAGGGCCGGGTTTATCCGCGGCCGCATCCGCGGTCGTTCCATCCGATCGAATTCCTGGCTGACCGTTTCGATACCATCGAGATCGCGCAGACGTTCACGGACATGGTGCGGCCGGAGCTGGCGAAACTCTGGGTTTCCAAGGTCGACCACAATTCCCGCTTCAAGTTCACCGCGCGGCTGAACCGTCTGTTCACGCACGAGCGGAGCCTGGATTCGGGGGAGGTGAAACGATTCTCGGAGGGGCTGAAGCCGTTGACGGATCAGGGCAGGCTTGGTTGCGTACTCATGCAGTTTCCTTACTCGTTCCGGTACACGGAAGAGAACAAGGATTTCCTGATCCGTCTACGGCGCGCCTTCCATCACCTACCGCTGGTGGCCGAGCTTCGCCACCGCACGTGGGCGAGCGATGAAGGCATCGGGACGCTGATCGACTACCACGTGGGCTATTGCAATCTCGATCAGCCGCAGACGGTGCGTGCAGCCGGACCGTCTTCATTTCTCACGTGGCGCATCGGGTACGTAAAACTCCATGGCCGCGTGGCCGGCGCTGTGCACGAAGACTTCGGCCGGCCGGAAGACGATGTCGCGATGGAGGCGGCGGGCAAGGACTACCTGTACACGCTCGGCGAACTGAGCGACTGGAAGGCGCGGATCGATCGCGTGGCGCGCTTCTCCGAGCAGACCTACGTGGTGTTCGCCAACCACGGATTGGGCCGTAGCGTGGTGAACGCGATGCAGATGCAAGGCCTGGTAGGAGCCCCAGCGCCGGAGCGGCGCGTCGCCTCCGTGGCGATGATTCCGCCGCCGCTGGTGACTCGCGCCGCCACTGCCGCCTGA